DNA from Bacillota bacterium:
CACTGCGGGAGATCGAGAGCTCCCTGAGGAAATGCAAGGATGTCAAGTCGGTGGATGAGTTCATTGAGGCTGATTACGAGTTCCACCTTGCTTTGGCCAAGGCGTCAGACAACCGTCTGTTCATCCAATTCATCAAGGAAGCCTTGTTGAAGCTGGGTCAACCGTATTATAACGCCATCAAGCTGGCCGAAGCAGCGGATGATCGTTCGTCGGTAAAGAGGCTGTTTGGCAAATCGTATGATGATCATGAGGCCATCTATAGGGCGATCCTGGAGGGGGACTCTGCGGCAGCCCGCAAGAGCATGCTCAATCACCTCCAGGCTGCCAAACAGAAGTTTACAGGATACTATGAAACCGCAGAGGCAGAGGCCGAGGATGGCCATGGGTCCTCAGAAGACGAGGCGCTCGCCGACGACGGGACAGGCGGACATCCCGCCGGTTCGCGGGCAGAAGACGTCCGTCCGACGGCATCGGGGTCATGACCCGGATAGAGAATCGCGGCCGTCGACATCGCTGCGGGGGCGACCTCGAATAGTATCCAGCAGTATTCGGACCCACGCTGGGAAAAATCCCACGGTGTAAGGGGGAGCCGGTAAGGCAGCCTGACAGCTTGACAGGTTGGCATGTTTGGCTTATGATGTGTTTGCTGGGTTACGAATGGGCATAGAATCTCATCGGGCCCGCGAGTGTAGATGTACAGGTTAGGGGCGCACATCGAGTCAAGCCAATGTCGGCTCGGGCTGAGCAAAGCAGAGCAAACAGAATACGAGAAGAAGGCCTTATATATTTTTCGTACTAGGTGTCAGACAGCAAGGCAGCAAGGGTGATTCCGCCGATTCTTTGGTCTTTTCACTACAGACTATTTGCTATTTGCCGATCGCGCGAGAAGGCGCACATGAGTCTGCAGGTATTCAAAGTCACCTCCGTACTAAGTGTTTGGGCAGACTAAGGAGGCCACGCGTAACTGCAATGGTCCCAACGATTCTTATAATCGCGACTTTGGATACGAAGGAGACAGAGGCCGACTACCTGAGGAGGGCCATCGAGGAAAACGGGTTCAGCACGCTCATAATGGATACCGGCATTCTCGCGGCTCCCAGGAGAGTCAAGCCCGACATTTCGCGAGAAGAAGTGGCGATCGCAGGTGGCATGCCGATCAACGAGCTCTTGGCAACCGGAAACAAGGGCAAGTGCATTGAGGTGATGATCAAAGGGGCCGCGAAGGTCGCCCAACAGCGGTACGCCGAGGGGAGCTTCGCGGGAGTGATCGGGATTGGCGGCTCCCAGGGCACCAACATCGCTACGGCTGTGATGCAGAGCCTCCCGTTCGGGGTGCCCAAACTGATGGTCTCCACTGTGGCTTGCGGCACCGCGACTTTCGGACCGTTCGTCGGGACCAAGGACGTGGCCATCATGCATTCGGTGGTCGACGTGCAAGGTGTGAACGCTCTCACCACTCGGGTGTTCAGGAACGCGGCCGGCGCCATTTGCGGAATGGTTAGGAGCGCCATGAATCAGGGCGGACGAGAGCAACGCGGAAAAGTCGTCGCCATGTCGATGCTGGGGACCACGACGCCGGGGGCCTTGCGGGCCAAAGCCCTTCTGGAAGAGAAAGGTTTCGAGGTCGTGGCCTTTCACCAGAACGGGACCGGAGGCATAGCAATGGAGGATCTGATCCAAGAGGGGTATTTCGCCGGAGTATTG
Protein-coding regions in this window:
- a CDS encoding FadR family transcriptional regulator, whose protein sequence is MTSLGLKPVETVSTSTQIIEQFVEMIRTDKLKPGSCLPSEASLAKSLGTSRATIREALSGLKVLGLLESVPGKGNFVKKPAVNYQLEGIIDTIRSRMTFLEALEARRAIEGEVCYLAAKRRTSSSLREIESSLRKCKDVKSVDEFIEADYEFHLALAKASDNRLFIQFIKEALLKLGQPYYNAIKLAEAADDRSSVKRLFGKSYDDHEAIYRAILEGDSAAARKSMLNHLQAAKQKFTGYYETAEAEAEDGHGSSEDEALADDGTGGHPAGSRAEDVRPTASGS
- a CDS encoding UPF0261 family protein, which gives rise to MVPTILIIATLDTKETEADYLRRAIEENGFSTLIMDTGILAAPRRVKPDISREEVAIAGGMPINELLATGNKGKCIEVMIKGAAKVAQQRYAEGSFAGVIGIGGSQGTNIATAVMQSLPFGVPKLMVSTVACGTATFGPFVGTKDVAIMHSVVDVQGVNALTTRVFRNAAGAICGMVRSAMNQGGREQRGKVVAMSMLGTTTPGALRAKALLEEKGFEVVAFHQNGTGGIAMEDLIQEGYFAGVLDINLHELADRLVGGLHGAIKEYRLESASQAGLPQVIAPGSIEYTVQGPLDSLTPEMRRRKYIVHNPTLTLVRLSHEELSEVAKLLADKINRAQGPVKVFLPLKGFSYPNREGEELWDPQGNLVFIETFKERISPSIPVEEVNAHINDPQFIDLVVDSFLEMMSEQDDVKAGRCTQ